From a single Streptomyces sp. 1331.2 genomic region:
- a CDS encoding zf-HC2 domain-containing protein, with the protein MIADYARGDTALPADTVWALEAHLETCAPCRGRLADSVATGAPGIAALVDTVRAGLAPQLDAAGRPPARRFRPRWVSAWLTPVLTPWLATTALVTLIALLLAALAPPLLSGTASPVLPLAPVLPLCGVAAAWSRALDPAYELTASTARAGLPLLLRRTTAVLLVVVPALLAGGRLTGTMTAAQWLLPSLAFTSTALALGSVVGVTRAAVGLAAAWGALVAAPAWVSGRVPAALQPEQLPLWGLLLALGAGAVVVRRNAYPTL; encoded by the coding sequence TTGATCGCCGACTACGCCCGCGGCGACACGGCGCTGCCGGCGGACACGGTGTGGGCGCTGGAGGCCCATCTGGAGACCTGCGCGCCCTGCCGCGGCCGCCTGGCCGACTCCGTGGCCACCGGGGCGCCCGGCATCGCCGCCCTCGTGGACACCGTCCGGGCCGGCCTGGCACCGCAGCTGGACGCGGCCGGCCGCCCGCCCGCGCGCCGGTTCCGCCCCCGGTGGGTGTCGGCCTGGCTGACACCGGTGCTGACCCCGTGGCTGGCGACGACCGCCCTGGTGACCCTGATCGCGCTGCTGCTGGCCGCCCTCGCGCCGCCGCTGCTGTCCGGCACGGCCTCGCCCGTGCTGCCGCTCGCACCCGTACTGCCGCTGTGCGGGGTCGCCGCGGCCTGGTCGCGGGCCCTCGACCCGGCGTACGAACTGACGGCCTCGACCGCCCGGGCCGGCCTGCCCCTGCTGCTCCGGCGCACCACGGCGGTGCTCCTGGTGGTCGTGCCCGCGCTGCTGGCGGGCGGCCGGCTGACCGGCACCATGACGGCCGCGCAGTGGCTGCTGCCCTCGCTGGCCTTCACCTCCACCGCCCTGGCGCTGGGCAGCGTGGTCGGCGTGACCCGCGCCGCCGTCGGGCTGGCCGCCGCCTGGGGCGCCCTCGTCGCAGCACCCGCGTGGGTCTCCGGCCGCGTCCCCGCCGCCCTCCAGCCGGAGCAACTGCCGCTGTGGGGGCTGCTGCTGGCGCTCGGCGCCGGCGCGGTGGTCGTCCGCAGGAACGCGTATCCGACGCTGTGA
- a CDS encoding RNA polymerase sigma factor, protein MRSRRRALDELDEERLVRLVARGDRGAFDELYRRTSPWLAVRLRRRCADEQIVAEVMQETYLAVWRAAGAFAGSAVGGTAVGWLWTIAARRLVDAFRRRAHHAEPPVAAAERAVVPAAEEEALAGTVGGDVGDALRRLAPELREVLQATVLDGLSVRETAVLLRLPEGTVKTRARRARIAMREALA, encoded by the coding sequence GTGAGATCACGGAGGAGAGCACTGGACGAGCTGGACGAGGAACGCCTCGTCCGGCTGGTGGCCAGGGGCGACCGCGGGGCGTTCGACGAGCTGTACCGGCGGACGTCGCCGTGGCTGGCGGTGCGGCTGCGCCGCCGCTGCGCGGACGAGCAGATCGTCGCCGAGGTCATGCAGGAGACCTATCTGGCGGTGTGGCGCGCGGCCGGCGCGTTCGCCGGGAGCGCGGTCGGCGGGACGGCCGTCGGATGGCTGTGGACGATCGCGGCGCGCCGTCTGGTCGACGCGTTCCGGCGCCGGGCCCACCACGCCGAGCCGCCGGTCGCCGCCGCCGAGCGGGCGGTGGTGCCCGCGGCGGAGGAGGAGGCGCTCGCCGGGACCGTCGGCGGTGACGTCGGCGACGCGCTGCGGCGGCTGGCGCCGGAACTGCGCGAGGTACTGCAGGCCACGGTGCTCGACGGGCTCTCCGTCCGGGAGACGGCGGTCCTGCTCAGACTGCCCGAGGGCACGGTCAAGACCCGCGCCCGCCGGGCCCGGATCGCAATGCGGGAGGCACTGGCATGA
- a CDS encoding DUF5996 family protein, with protein sequence MDAPRTRTTAVGPAVTLPALPLADWRPTKDTLHLYCQILGKIRLATTAPRNHWWNAPLYVDVRGLTTRRLHHRGTTFEITLDLVDHALLIRTADGRRDSFELADGLSVAEFDARLHRALDGLGVDVAIREQPFGVPMTTPFPRDRDHAAWDRDAVERFGRVLDWSDSVFEEFSGWFNGKTSPVHLFWHSFDLAVTRFSGRSAPPQDVDPVTREAYTHEVISFGFWPGDDRLGEAAYYSYTAPAPAGLRDQPLAAGSWTESGAGLLAVLPYEAVRASAEPATVLLAFLQSAYEAGARLAGWDVDGLESTWCPTPDELHRLRQLGRA encoded by the coding sequence ATGGATGCACCGCGAACGCGTACCACCGCCGTCGGACCGGCCGTGACCCTGCCGGCCCTGCCCCTGGCCGACTGGCGCCCGACCAAGGACACGCTGCACCTGTACTGCCAGATCCTCGGGAAGATCCGGCTGGCGACCACTGCGCCGCGCAACCACTGGTGGAACGCCCCGCTCTACGTCGACGTGCGCGGCCTCACCACCCGGCGGCTGCACCACCGGGGCACGACCTTCGAGATCACCCTCGACCTCGTCGACCACGCCCTGCTGATACGGACCGCCGACGGGCGCAGGGACTCCTTCGAGCTCGCCGACGGGCTGTCCGTCGCCGAGTTCGACGCCCGGCTGCACCGGGCCCTGGACGGGTTGGGTGTCGACGTCGCGATCAGGGAGCAGCCGTTCGGCGTCCCGATGACGACGCCGTTCCCCCGGGACCGCGACCACGCCGCCTGGGACCGGGACGCCGTGGAGCGCTTCGGCCGGGTCCTCGACTGGTCGGACTCGGTGTTCGAGGAGTTCAGCGGGTGGTTCAACGGGAAGACCAGCCCGGTCCACCTGTTCTGGCACAGCTTCGACCTCGCGGTCACCAGGTTCTCCGGCCGGTCCGCGCCGCCGCAGGACGTCGACCCCGTCACCCGGGAGGCGTACACCCACGAGGTCATCTCGTTCGGCTTCTGGCCCGGCGACGACCGGCTGGGCGAGGCCGCCTACTACTCCTACACGGCCCCGGCGCCCGCCGGGCTCCGGGACCAGCCGCTCGCCGCCGGCAGCTGGACCGAATCCGGCGCGGGCCTGCTGGCGGTCCTGCCGTACGAGGCCGTCCGCGCCTCGGCGGAGCCGGCCACGGTGCTCCTCGCCTTCCTGCAGAGCGCCTACGAGGCGGGCGCCCGCCTGGCCGGGTGGGACGTCGACGGCCTGGAGTCGACCTGGTGCCCCACGCCCGATGAGCTCCACCGGCTCCGGCAGCTCGGGCGCGCCTGA
- a CDS encoding tetratricopeptide repeat protein, which produces MSSPTMPGQVAIQVDQVERLLHTAGRDWDRRGHRFAVLAEAAAHSGLVRSWRMRRPHAADPQVFEAWAALCRGRQTGRMEDAADAVDRCRSAADAAPDDPEPWVVLLGILRLERADSRQAFAVWHEVTSRDPWNREAHLQMLRYLSPEECGSRSSQLDFVQGVRGSAPAASPVVGVELTALVDEHARTVARGGIDALLVRRQWATHRAATALDTALAGWPRPGHLRHAAALADLNLLAFALVQAGRAREGADAYRLIGDTVTAWPWTFDGDPLDQYGYWRAKALG; this is translated from the coding sequence TTGAGCTCCCCGACGATGCCCGGCCAGGTGGCCATCCAGGTCGACCAGGTGGAGCGGCTGCTCCACACGGCCGGCCGGGACTGGGACCGCCGCGGGCACCGCTTCGCCGTGCTCGCCGAGGCGGCGGCCCACTCCGGACTGGTCCGGTCCTGGCGGATGCGCCGTCCGCACGCGGCCGACCCGCAGGTGTTCGAGGCCTGGGCCGCGCTGTGCCGCGGCCGGCAGACCGGGCGGATGGAGGACGCGGCCGACGCCGTCGACCGGTGCCGCAGCGCGGCCGACGCCGCCCCCGACGACCCCGAACCCTGGGTGGTGCTGCTCGGGATCCTCCGCCTGGAGCGTGCCGACTCGCGCCAGGCCTTCGCCGTCTGGCACGAGGTGACCTCGCGCGACCCGTGGAACCGCGAAGCCCATCTGCAGATGCTGCGCTACCTGTCGCCGGAGGAGTGCGGTTCGCGCAGCAGCCAGCTCGACTTCGTGCAGGGCGTCCGGGGCTCGGCGCCCGCCGCCTCGCCCGTCGTGGGCGTGGAACTGACCGCGCTGGTCGACGAGCACGCCCGTACGGTCGCCCGCGGCGGCATCGACGCCCTGCTGGTCCGCCGCCAGTGGGCGACCCACCGCGCCGCCACCGCGCTCGACACCGCCCTGGCCGGCTGGCCCCGCCCCGGCCACCTGCGGCACGCGGCCGCGCTGGCCGACCTGAACCTGCTCGCCTTCGCCCTCGTCCAGGCCGGCCGGGCACGCGAGGGGGCCGACGCCTACCGCCTCATCGGCGACACCGTCACGGCCTGGCCGTGGACCTTCGACGGCGACCCGCTCGACCAGTACGGCTACTGGCGGGCGAAGGCGCTGGGCTGA
- a CDS encoding oxygenase MpaB family protein, translated as MGQGTGEGGRRTPLAALRARLLAEINATVHGQDLHLERYDRPAGDPGLFGPASVVWQVHGHPAGMLVGGFAALLLQSLHPLAMAAVDAHSDFRTDPTGRLNRTARFVATTTLGSTAAAEQAIAGVRRIHPRIRGTAPDGRPYRADDPDLLTWVHTAEVSCFLTGYQAYAAQPLDAAARDRYFAEAATVAERLGAADVPRSAAEVAAYLARIRPELHVTPAALDVLRLLRGFGRSRRERAAVRVLTNASIDLLPAWARAELGVRRPGFVRAAWDRPIARTGGRIMVWACGPSQIRAAAYARATARAGA; from the coding sequence ATGGGACAGGGGACCGGGGAGGGCGGGCGGCGAACGCCGCTCGCGGCGCTGCGGGCACGGCTGTTGGCCGAGATCAACGCGACCGTGCACGGGCAGGACCTGCACCTGGAGCGCTACGACCGCCCGGCGGGGGATCCGGGGCTGTTCGGGCCGGCCAGTGTGGTGTGGCAGGTGCACGGGCACCCGGCCGGGATGCTGGTGGGCGGCTTCGCGGCGCTGCTGCTGCAGTCCCTGCACCCGCTGGCGATGGCCGCCGTCGACGCGCACTCCGACTTCCGCACCGACCCGACCGGCCGGCTGAACCGGACCGCCCGGTTCGTCGCCACCACGACCCTCGGCTCGACGGCGGCGGCCGAACAGGCGATAGCCGGCGTGCGCAGGATCCACCCCCGGATCCGCGGCACCGCACCGGACGGTCGCCCCTACCGGGCCGACGATCCCGACCTGCTCACCTGGGTCCACACCGCCGAGGTGTCCTGCTTCCTGACCGGCTACCAGGCCTACGCCGCCCAGCCGTTGGACGCCGCCGCCCGGGACCGGTACTTCGCCGAGGCGGCGACCGTCGCCGAACGGCTGGGCGCCGCCGACGTACCCCGCTCCGCCGCCGAGGTCGCGGCCTATCTGGCCCGGATCCGGCCGGAGTTGCACGTCACCCCGGCCGCCCTGGACGTGCTCCGGCTGCTGCGCGGCTTCGGCCGCAGCCGCCGCGAGCGCGCCGCCGTCCGGGTGTTGACGAACGCCTCGATCGACCTGCTGCCGGCCTGGGCCAGGGCCGAACTCGGCGTCCGGCGGCCGGGGTTCGTCCGCGCGGCCTGGGACCGCCCGATCGCCCGGACCGGCGGCCGGATCATGGTCTGGGCCTGCGGCCCCTCGCAGATCCGCGCCGCCGCGTACGCCCGGGCCACCGCCCGGGCCGGCGCGTAG
- a CDS encoding sensor histidine kinase, with protein MRGSGAGGAGVATALATAWTTLLCAAVWSLLALTHPGLGGVSENHFFDGVWIAVGLIFTLAGLFLVANRNGQALGVLLLVAGLLQSLRILVLLTAALAGAGAEVVDVIAALALAAEITNGFVVVGFPLWLPEARLPGGVWRCLTVPVAAWSAVLAFADTAQVPEWYGLPNPLHRTAPYLWLDGRLGPYLFDLFAVSLVLTMTVAVVRWWRLPGPHPYLRAVIAAYLVWAALAAVPHYVAGFSVWLPYTVIVTGEAAWMLLPIAAFRRDRQLFLDRVTRRHLAAFAFCVLLFVGLLLAAYLTRRLLPGTGSGARWWWQLVGAVLLGALLRPAARGVGRAVDRYYYGERAHPYQLVRQLAERMSHAVNPADAPPLLCRTVVQALGLPAAAVRVRTRGGPRELARLGTLDPPGERFPLTYEGAEIGELLVRPRLGQPELDRQDRAVLSLLADQASPAIASLGLYEDLQASREQLVLAREEERRRLRHDLHDGLGPALSGLRLRIDAAGAELPEDSKATASLTAASAGIGQAITELRRITDGLAPGPLDGKGLADALRRLADTLASRSLRVTLDLRPDPLPVLPAAVEVAVYRISGEALNNVVRHSGATRARLSLHALPDRVTVEVADNGRGFPGHGSTRGVGLRSMAERAEELGGTFTADNAPVGAVGAVVRADFPRSRAD; from the coding sequence ATGAGAGGGTCCGGGGCCGGCGGCGCCGGCGTTGCCACTGCCCTCGCAACCGCTTGGACCACACTGCTGTGCGCGGCGGTGTGGTCGCTGCTCGCGCTCACCCACCCCGGGCTGGGCGGTGTCAGCGAGAACCACTTCTTCGACGGCGTCTGGATCGCGGTCGGCCTGATCTTCACCCTCGCCGGCCTGTTCCTGGTGGCCAACCGGAACGGCCAGGCCCTGGGCGTGCTGCTGCTGGTCGCCGGTCTGCTGCAGTCGCTGCGCATCCTGGTGCTGCTGACGGCCGCACTCGCCGGAGCCGGGGCAGAGGTCGTCGACGTGATCGCGGCGCTGGCGCTGGCCGCCGAGATCACCAACGGCTTCGTGGTGGTGGGCTTCCCGCTCTGGCTCCCCGAGGCCCGTCTGCCCGGCGGGGTCTGGCGCTGCCTCACCGTCCCGGTGGCCGCCTGGAGCGCCGTGCTCGCCTTCGCCGACACCGCCCAGGTGCCCGAGTGGTACGGCCTGCCGAACCCGCTCCACCGCACCGCGCCGTACCTCTGGCTGGACGGGCGGCTCGGCCCGTACCTCTTCGACCTCTTCGCCGTGAGCCTCGTGCTCACCATGACGGTGGCCGTGGTCCGCTGGTGGCGCCTGCCCGGACCGCACCCGTACCTGCGTGCGGTGATCGCCGCCTACCTGGTCTGGGCTGCGCTGGCTGCCGTCCCGCACTACGTCGCCGGCTTCTCCGTGTGGCTGCCCTACACGGTCATCGTGACCGGCGAGGCCGCTTGGATGCTGCTGCCGATCGCCGCCTTCCGCCGCGACCGCCAACTCTTCCTGGACCGGGTCACCCGGCGCCACCTGGCCGCGTTCGCCTTCTGCGTGCTGCTGTTCGTCGGCCTCCTGCTCGCCGCCTACCTGACGCGGCGGCTGCTGCCCGGCACCGGGTCGGGCGCGCGCTGGTGGTGGCAGCTGGTGGGGGCCGTCCTCCTGGGCGCCCTGCTGCGCCCGGCCGCCCGGGGCGTGGGGCGCGCCGTGGACCGCTACTACTACGGCGAGCGGGCCCACCCGTACCAGCTGGTCCGGCAGCTGGCGGAGCGGATGAGCCACGCCGTCAACCCGGCGGACGCGCCGCCGCTGCTCTGCCGGACCGTCGTGCAGGCCCTCGGGCTGCCGGCCGCCGCGGTGCGGGTGCGGACCCGCGGCGGGCCGCGCGAGCTGGCCCGGCTCGGCACGCTCGACCCACCCGGCGAGCGCTTCCCGCTCACCTACGAGGGCGCCGAGATCGGCGAGCTGCTGGTGCGGCCCCGCCTCGGACAGCCCGAACTGGACCGGCAGGACCGCGCGGTGCTGAGCCTCCTCGCGGACCAGGCCTCACCCGCGATCGCCTCGCTCGGCCTGTACGAAGACCTCCAGGCCAGCCGCGAACAGCTGGTGCTGGCCCGCGAGGAGGAGCGCCGCCGCCTGCGCCACGACCTCCACGACGGCCTCGGCCCGGCCCTGTCCGGGCTGCGCCTGCGCATCGACGCGGCCGGCGCCGAGCTGCCCGAGGACTCCAAGGCCACGGCCTCGCTCACCGCGGCCTCCGCCGGCATCGGCCAGGCGATCACCGAACTCCGGCGGATCACCGACGGCCTGGCACCCGGGCCCCTCGACGGCAAGGGCCTGGCGGACGCGCTCCGCCGGCTCGCCGACACCCTCGCCAGCCGGTCGCTCAGGGTCACCCTCGACCTGCGGCCCGACCCGTTGCCCGTGCTCCCCGCCGCCGTCGAGGTCGCCGTCTACCGGATCAGCGGCGAGGCCCTGAACAACGTCGTCCGGCACTCCGGTGCCACCCGCGCCCGCCTCAGCCTCCACGCCCTTCCCGACCGGGTCACCGTCGAGGTCGCCGACAACGGCAGGGGCTTCCCCGGCCACGGATCCACGCGCGGAGTGGGCCTGCGCTCCATGGCCGAGCGCGCCGAAGAGCTCGGCGGCACCTTCACCGCCGACAACGCCCCCGTCGGCGCCGTCGGTGCCGTTGTCCGGGCCGACTTCCCGCGCAGTCGGGCCGACTGA
- a CDS encoding histidine decarboxylase: MSPTDVLAMPVTEPALATAVVTAVDPGPELDGGDFALPAAGLDDDRRLRALDTVDEYLTRKRKHLVGYQATQDMQGTALDLARFMPNNINNLGDPFQSGGYKPNTKVIECAVLDYYARLWHAQRPHDPADPESYWGYMLSMGSTEGNMYALWNARDYLSGKALIHPPAAPRDELRYVQATPDRHNPNAHRPVAFYSEDTHYSFAKAVRVLAVETFHAVGLELYPDECPLVDPATGRREWPAEVPSRPGPSGFSWDGPGEIDVDALAVLVEFFAAKGHPIFVNLNLGSTFKGAHDDVRTVCERLLPIFERYGLVRREVAYGADPRTGQPLVDVRRGFWIHVDGALGAGYAPFLRMAAQDLAYGWTPQTQLPEFDFGLALPTAEFGEVDMVSSIAMSGHKWAGAPWPCGIYMTKVKYQISPPSQPDYIGAPDTTFAGSRNGFSPLILWDHLSRHSYQDQVDRIRTAQELADYLERRLLAMEQDLGVELWPARTPGAVTVRFRKPSAELVAKWSLSSQDVLLVPGDESTRRSYVHVFVMPSVDREKLDALLAELAQDPAILG, translated from the coding sequence ATGAGCCCGACCGACGTCCTCGCCATGCCCGTGACCGAGCCTGCCCTCGCGACCGCCGTCGTGACCGCCGTCGACCCGGGCCCGGAGCTGGACGGCGGCGACTTCGCGCTCCCCGCGGCCGGGCTGGACGACGACCGGCGGCTGCGCGCCCTCGACACGGTCGACGAGTACCTGACCCGCAAGCGCAAGCACCTGGTCGGCTACCAGGCCACCCAGGACATGCAGGGCACCGCGCTCGACCTGGCCCGGTTCATGCCGAACAACATCAACAACCTCGGCGACCCCTTCCAGAGCGGCGGCTACAAGCCGAACACCAAGGTCATCGAGTGCGCCGTCCTCGACTACTACGCGCGGCTGTGGCACGCACAGCGCCCGCACGACCCCGCCGACCCCGAGTCGTACTGGGGCTACATGCTGTCCATGGGCTCGACCGAGGGCAACATGTACGCGCTCTGGAACGCCCGCGACTACCTCAGCGGCAAGGCGCTGATCCACCCGCCGGCCGCCCCCCGGGACGAGCTGCGCTACGTCCAGGCCACGCCCGACCGGCACAACCCGAACGCCCACCGCCCGGTGGCGTTCTACTCCGAGGACACCCACTACTCCTTCGCCAAGGCCGTCCGGGTGCTCGCCGTCGAGACCTTCCACGCCGTCGGCCTGGAGCTGTACCCGGACGAGTGCCCGCTGGTCGACCCGGCCACCGGGCGCCGCGAGTGGCCCGCCGAGGTGCCTTCCCGCCCGGGCCCGTCCGGCTTCTCCTGGGACGGCCCGGGCGAGATAGACGTCGACGCACTCGCCGTGCTGGTCGAGTTCTTCGCCGCCAAGGGCCACCCGATCTTCGTCAACCTCAACCTCGGCAGCACCTTCAAGGGCGCCCACGACGACGTCCGGACGGTCTGCGAGCGCCTGCTGCCGATCTTCGAGCGGTACGGCCTGGTGCGGCGCGAGGTGGCGTACGGGGCGGACCCGCGGACCGGACAGCCGCTGGTCGACGTGCGCCGCGGCTTCTGGATCCACGTCGACGGCGCACTCGGCGCGGGCTACGCCCCGTTCCTGCGGATGGCCGCCCAGGACCTGGCGTACGGCTGGACGCCGCAGACGCAGCTGCCCGAGTTCGACTTCGGCCTCGCCCTGCCCACCGCCGAGTTCGGCGAGGTCGACATGGTCTCCTCGATCGCGATGAGCGGCCACAAGTGGGCCGGCGCGCCGTGGCCCTGCGGCATCTACATGACGAAGGTCAAGTACCAGATCTCTCCGCCGTCCCAGCCGGACTACATCGGCGCGCCCGACACCACCTTCGCCGGCTCCCGCAATGGCTTCTCCCCGCTGATCCTCTGGGACCACCTGTCCCGCCACTCCTACCAGGACCAGGTCGACCGGATCCGCACGGCCCAGGAGCTCGCCGACTACCTGGAGCGCCGCCTGCTGGCCATGGAACAGGACCTCGGCGTCGAGCTCTGGCCGGCCCGCACCCCCGGCGCCGTCACCGTACGGTTCCGCAAGCCCAGCGCCGAACTCGTCGCGAAGTGGTCGCTGTCCTCCCAGGACGTCCTGCTCGTCCCCGGCGACGAGTCCACCCGTCGCAGCTACGTGCACGTCTTCGTGATGCCCTCCGTCGACCGCGAGAAGCTGGACGCCCTCCTCGCCGAACTCGCCCAGGACCCCGCCATCCTGGGCTGA
- a CDS encoding Lrp/AsnC family transcriptional regulator — translation MPNNPQRRRPSLDDTDRAIIRALADNARLPNNALAEAVGIAPSTCLARVRALQERDVIRGYRADVDPAAIGLPLQAMISVRLRAHTREQNESFRSTAPDLPGVLAVFHMAGSDDYLLHVGVAGPEALRDFVVDHLTTHPAVAQTRTNLIFEQIPGRRYLGPA, via the coding sequence ATGCCGAACAATCCGCAGCGCCGGCGGCCCTCCCTGGACGACACGGACCGGGCGATCATCCGCGCCCTGGCCGACAACGCCCGGCTGCCGAACAACGCGCTGGCCGAGGCGGTGGGCATCGCCCCCTCCACCTGCCTGGCCCGGGTGCGCGCCCTCCAGGAGCGCGACGTCATCCGCGGCTACCGCGCCGACGTCGATCCGGCGGCCATCGGCCTGCCGCTGCAGGCGATGATCTCGGTCCGGCTGCGCGCCCACACCCGTGAGCAGAACGAGAGCTTCCGCAGTACCGCCCCCGACCTTCCCGGTGTGCTGGCCGTCTTCCACATGGCCGGCTCCGACGACTACCTGCTGCACGTCGGCGTCGCCGGCCCCGAGGCACTGCGCGACTTCGTGGTCGACCACCTGACCACCCACCCGGCGGTGGCCCAGACCCGCACCAACCTGATCTTCGAGCAGATACCGGGCCGCCGTTACCTGGGCCCCGCCTGA
- a CDS encoding phenylacetate--CoA ligase family protein → MPVQPLAELIRFARLNSPFYADLYAGLPASAARLADLPVVPQAEFWQANTPRGNRLLTGPLEEAVVFKSGGTTGSPKFSFYSREEWREFTASFGAGLMDAGLRAGHRVADLFYAGDLYASYTFILDALHRSPVANVRLPIGGAAPLESTAQTLEQFEVEVVAGTPTTLCALADHLLASGREVPSVELLLFGGEGLYQDQQPLLHKVFPNARVSSIGYAAVDAGLLGRPVPGPDTRVHRAFTPETVVEILDEHTGEPIDTEGVPGRVVVTDLRRRLMPVLRYPVGDRAEWTDVAAGRFRILGRAQEGVRVGPVSLYTEDVLDLVRAADPAGRVVGVQLVVRRWEGRDGLVMRLAHDGDAAGLPELAAAVTTGVHTARPLYPEAVTAGYVHPLTVTWVRPHELAVNPRTGKLIRVLDERPHDEAPHDGRTQS, encoded by the coding sequence ATGCCCGTTCAACCCCTTGCGGAACTCATACGCTTCGCCCGCCTCAACTCACCCTTCTACGCCGACCTGTACGCCGGCCTGCCCGCCTCGGCCGCCCGGCTGGCCGACCTCCCGGTCGTCCCGCAGGCCGAGTTCTGGCAGGCCAACACGCCTCGCGGCAACCGGCTGCTGACCGGGCCGCTGGAGGAGGCGGTGGTCTTCAAAAGCGGTGGCACCACCGGCTCGCCGAAGTTCTCGTTCTACAGCCGGGAGGAGTGGCGGGAGTTCACCGCCTCCTTCGGCGCCGGACTGATGGACGCCGGACTGCGCGCGGGGCACCGGGTCGCCGACCTCTTCTACGCCGGTGACCTGTACGCCAGTTACACCTTCATCCTCGACGCGCTGCACCGCTCCCCCGTCGCCAACGTCCGGCTGCCGATCGGCGGGGCGGCACCCCTGGAGTCGACCGCGCAGACCCTGGAACAGTTCGAGGTCGAGGTGGTGGCCGGCACCCCCACGACGCTGTGCGCACTGGCCGACCACCTCCTGGCCTCCGGTCGCGAAGTCCCCTCCGTGGAGCTGCTGTTGTTCGGCGGCGAAGGCCTCTACCAGGACCAGCAGCCGCTGCTGCACAAGGTGTTCCCCAACGCCAGGGTCTCCTCGATCGGTTACGCCGCCGTCGACGCCGGGCTGCTCGGCCGGCCGGTACCGGGACCGGACACCCGGGTGCACCGGGCGTTCACCCCGGAGACGGTGGTGGAGATCCTGGACGAGCACACCGGCGAGCCGATCGACACCGAGGGCGTCCCGGGCCGGGTCGTGGTGACCGACCTGCGGCGACGGCTGATGCCCGTGCTGCGCTACCCCGTCGGGGACCGCGCGGAGTGGACCGACGTCGCCGCCGGACGGTTCCGCATCCTCGGCCGGGCCCAGGAGGGCGTACGGGTGGGGCCGGTGTCGCTGTACACCGAAGACGTGCTCGACCTCGTCCGGGCCGCCGACCCGGCCGGCCGGGTGGTCGGCGTGCAGCTGGTGGTCCGCCGCTGGGAGGGCCGGGACGGGCTGGTCATGCGGCTGGCCCACGACGGGGACGCCGCCGGGCTGCCCGAGCTGGCCGCCGCCGTCACGACCGGTGTCCACACCGCGCGGCCGCTGTACCCGGAGGCGGTCACCGCCGGGTACGTCCACCCGCTGACCGTCACCTGGGTACGTCCGCACGAACTTGCCGTCAACCCGCGGACCGGCAAGCTGATCCGCGTCCTCGACGAGCGCCCGCACGACGAAGCGCCCCACGACGGACGGACGCAGTCATGA